Within Actinoplanes sp. L3-i22, the genomic segment CCGGATTCCTGCGCCCGCCGAGTGTTCTATCGGTCTTTTACCCGCCTGGTAAAGGCGATGTAACGCTATGAGCGTAACCGGCCAGCGACCTTACCCTGCAAATTGAACGGTCGTGAAGTGGACCTTGGTCCAGTTTACGACCGTTTGACACATCTACGGGTGGTGCGATGTCGGTCACTCGGACGGTAACCGGCGGCCACATCGTGATCATGTTGTCGCTAATGGCCGCCGGGGGTGGCCTGGGCCGGAGCGGGAGCCCCCGCCGGCCGCGCCGAACCCAGTGCGGCCAGCGCCGAGGCCAGGTCACTGACCTGACTGGTGAGCTGCGCCACCCGCTGATGCGCGGAGTCCGCGTCGGCTCGCGCGGCGGCCAGGCGCCGCTCCAGGTCGACGCGTTCCTCGACGGCCCGATCAAGATCTTTGCGGGTCCGGTCGAAGTCCCCGGCCGTGCGCCGCAACTCGTCCCGATCGCCGGTCACCGCGGCGAGTTCCTGCCGCACCCCGGCCACCTCGGCCGCGGCCCGGTCGGCCCGGGCGGTCGCCTCGGTGGCCGCCTTCTCGGCGCGCGCGGTGGCCTCGGCGGTGGCCCGCTCGGCGGCCTTCGCCCGCAGCTCGGCCTGCTCGGCGGCGGCCCGCAGGGCGTCCGCGTCGGCGCGGGCGGCGGTCAGCGACTCCTCGGCGCGGGCGGCGGTCTGCTCCGCCGTACGCCGGAAGTCGTTGTGATCCCGCAAGGCCGCCGCAAGATCGCGTTCCGCGGCATCGCGCTGGGCCTTGGTCTCCTGGACCTGGTGCCGCGCGGCGGACAGCTCGTCGCCGGCCGCGTCGCGTTCCGCCTCGGCGCGTTCGCGCAGCGCGGCCGCCGCCGTCGCGGCCTTCACCGCCTCGTCGCGCGCCGTGAACGCCTCCTGCTCGCGCTTGCCGGCCTCCTCGGCCGCCCGCGTCGCCTCGGTGGCGCGCTGCCGGGACTCGTCGCGTTCCGCGGTCGCGGCCACCGCGATCTGCTGCGCCGCGGCGGTCGCGGTCGCCGCCTGCTCGGCGTCCCGGCGCGCGTCGTCCCGCTCGGCGTGCGCGGCGGCCACCGCCGACGACGTCTCCGCCCGCACCTCGGCGACCTGCCGCTCGACCCCGGCCGGCGACATCTCCGAGTGCAGCGCCTCGGTCAGCGTGCCGACCATCTGGTCGAGGCGGTCCACCACCTCCCAGGTGCGGGCCACCGAACCGGCCAGCCCGGGGGAGGAGCGGTGCCGCATCCGCACGTTGCGGTTGGCGCGCTGGCACTCGCCGTCGTTGTCCCGGCAGTACCGGAACGGCCGGCCGGCGGAGGAACGCTGCGGCACGGGGCGCCCGCAGTGGGCGCAGGGTCGGGTTTCCATCGCCTCGGCGGCGGAGTGGTCCTGCATCGTCATAGCAGGACCCACCCTAGGCCGAACAACGATCTTCCCGATGTCACCACACCGATGCCTTCCCCGAGCCGCGCATTGTTTCCCCTACTGTGCCCGCTCCACTCGCCCTGCCCCGGGCCCTCTCGGTCGATCAAGATCAAATTCTTCATTGCCTATGTCCGCCGGGGTACAGATCGTCGCTCCCGCGGGGACCCTTCCGGGCCTCGCAGGGCGCGGGGCGCCCAAGAACGCGAGGCCCTCCAGGGCGATGTCCGTGGGTGGTTGCGGTTCAAAAGAACCAACGCCAGCCGGCTGCCGCGCAGGGCCCAGCCGCGGCCCCGCTCCCGGCGGGTGGGATATCCGCGAGCGTCGTGGTGTCCCTGCTCGTCATGCTCGGAGCGAAGTTCGCGATCAAGCTGCGCCGCGGCCTTACCTCGCGGATTTGCGGCGTGGCCCGAAGAGTGTGGGCGCTGGGCAGCGGGGATCGCGGCGTGGCTGGGAGTGCGGTCCGGGGGAGTGGGGATCGCGGCGTGGCCGGGAGTGCGGTCCGGGGGAGTGGGGATCGCGGCGTGGCCGGGAGTGCGGTGCGGGGGAGTGGGGGTTCGGTTGGCTGAGCCGTTTCGGTGGGATCTGATCCGGCCGGATGAGCTGGGTTCGCTGCTCGACGGGGTCGAGCCGCCCGACCTGTGGTTCCTGGACGCGCTCACGGTCTGCGCCGGCAAGGTGCTGGCCCGCAGCGGCGACGGTGACCCGGTCTTCGTCGGCCGGTCGCTGGACTCGATGTTCGACCTGCTCAGCGGCGCCCTGGACGGCCTCGGGGAGCGCCGGCTGCACCGCCTGCCGATCTCGTTCACGCGGCCGTACCGCCGGGTGGGCCCCCGGCGCTGGGCGGAGCCGGCGCTGACCACCGCGGAGCGCGACGAGGCACGGCGGATGCTGGCCACGGCCGGGGTCACGCCCTACACCCTGGCCCGGCGCCGCCGCCCGGTCACGTTCGTCGACGTGGTCGACGGCGGCGGGACGTTCACCGAGCTGTACGACCTGCTCCGCACCTGGATCCGGGACGAGCGGGAGACCTGGCCGGTGATCCGGCGCAAGGTGCGCTTCGTCGGCGTGACGATCCAGCAGCGGACCAGCCCGAACACGTACCGCTGGGCGCAGGCGCGACAGTGGACCCGGGAGCTGCCGGCCGACGCGGTGCGGAGCGTGTCCCTGGACGTCGACACCTGGTCGTACCTCGGCAACACGCAGCAGAAGCTGACCCGTTCACTGCGCCCCGACCGCTGGCTGGCCGACGCGGACGGCCCGGACCGGGGCGAGCGGACCCGGCAGGCGCTGGCCGAGGCGGTCGCCCTGGTCGCCCACGGCCGCAGCCGAGCCGGCCGGCAGGCCCTCGCGCGGTCGATCGGCGAGCGAGCCCAGCCCTGGACCCGCACCCTGGTCACCGACCTGAACGCCGCCGCGGAGGGCCGATGAGACGAGTTGAGGCCCGGCGCAGATGGGCGACGTTCCAGCTGAGGTCGAGCGTCGCCGCGTCCTCGCCCGCGAGGCCCAGGAAGCACCACGCCTGAAAGGTCGGCACGAGCAGACTCCGCTCCAGTTCGGACAGCGGCCGCACCTCCTCGTACCCGCTGATCACCCCGTCCTGATACCCGCGCCAGGCCAGCGCGAAGTCGGCCACGAGATGGCTGACGTGGGTGAGCTCGAAGTCCAGCACCCCGGTCAGCCGATCGTTCTCGAACAGCAGGTTCCACGGCGTGAAATCGCCGTGGATCACCCCGCTCGGCGCCTCCACGACCGGGTTGGCCGCGAAGAACTCCACCGCCGCGGCCCGGCACGCGAGCAACTCGGCACCGTCGTCCGGATGGAGTTCCCGGTACGCCCGCAGCGTGCGCTCCAGCTCCGGATCGCCGACCATCGCCGCGGGAAACCCGAAGCCCTCGCGCTGCCCGGTGATCCCGGTCGCGGCCAGCGCGGCGTGCAATTCGGCGAGCAGCCGGCCCCGCCGACGCTGCTCGGCGGGACTGTCCGAGCCGGCCGTGACGTGCGGCCGGCCCGGCAACCGATCCGCCAACAGCCACACGCCGTCCGGCGTGACCAGGGGTTCCTCGGCCGGCTCGGGGGTCGGCCAGCCCTGCTCCCGGAGCGCGGCCGCGACCCGGAGCGAATACCGCCAGTCCGGGCTGTCCGCCGGGTTGATCCGCTGCACGACGTACTCCCGGCCGTCCCGGGCCGCCGCCCAGGTGTACGTGGACCGGGCGCCCAGCTGCGGGCCGACGGTCAGCCGCCAGCGATCGCGGACCTCCGGGTCCATCGTCACTCGCCGCCCAGGGTGCTGTCGCCGCTGTGGTAGTCGTAGTCGCGGTCCCGGCCGGGCGGGCGGATCTCGTGCACCGCCGACGGCGTGGCCAGCCGCAGGCCGTCCTCCGGCTCGGCCAGCTCCTTGGCCAGGTCGTTGGCGAAGCTCGCCGCCCACAGCCCGCCGACCAGCACGACCACCAGCAGCGCCAGCCCGGCGCCGCTCATCGTGGTCCCCTTCGCGGCCCCGTACGCGAACGCCCCGGCCGCCGCCACCAGCGCCAGCACCTGCCCGGCGCGGTAGGCGTACCTCGCGCGTCGCCTCCGGACCCGCCGCGAGTCCCGCAGGGCGGTGCTGGCCAGCAGGCAGTCGACCGTCTCGCCGCAGGTGCCGCAGTCGACCGGGGTGCCGGCCTCGCCCTCGGCCGGTCGCTCGGCCACGATCGGGTGCAGTTCGTACCACTGCAGAACCGGGGTTTCCGGCTCGGCGACCCCCTCCGGCCGCTGGGCCACCCGGTGCCCGAGCTCGAACGTCGGCCGGGTCTCGTCCGTCACACTCATCGATCCACCATGGGGTGACGCGTCAAGGTCGGTCGATCGGTGGACGCGTGGATGACTGTCCGGTCTGTGGAGATGATCAAAGAGTGATCGTACGGTGACGGTCATGTCCATACCGTTCGATCTCTGGGGCCAGCGTGGCTGGGCCTCCGCGGAAGTCGCCGGCGAGTCGCACTACCAGGCCGCGATCCGGTCGCTGTTCGGCGCGCGTCTCCCAGCCGGTGGCAGCGAGATCACGGTCGCCGCGCAGCTGCTGCCCGAGCCGCTCAACAAGCACGACCGCAACGCGGTGGCGGTGTTCGTCGGCCCGGCCCAGGTCGGCTACCTGCCACGGGAGACCGCGATGAGCTACGCGCCGACGCTGATCGGCCTGGTCGCGCGCGGGTGGACGCCACAGGTCGGCGCGCGGGTCTGGGGCTCGCAGTGGGGTCCCGGCGAGTTCAGCGTCTCGGTCCGCCTGGACCTGGCCGAGCCGCACATGATCATGCCGGCGAACCAGCCGCCGCCGGAGCCGCACCGGATGCTGCCGTCCGGCGGAGCCATCCAGGTCACCGGCGAGCAGCACCATCTCGACGCGCTCGCCACCTGGCTGCGCGCCGAGGGGGAGTGCTGGGTGCACGCCACCCTGCACGAGATCACCGAGCAGTCCGCCCGCAGCGCGCGGACGGTGGTCGAGGTGCGGATCGACGGCGCCCGGGTCGGGCAGCTCACCCCGCGGATGAGCGGTGAGGTGCTGGCCGCCGTCCGGCACCTCGCGGAGCGCGGCCTGGGCGCCTGCACGCGGGCGATCGTCAAGGGCAACAGGATCAAAACCGAGGTCATTGTGTACGCGGCCCGCGCGCACGAACTTCCGGACAGCTGGCTCGACCTCCCCTCCGAAACCGCGCCCCCGCCCGCCGCCTCCCCGGCCCCGCCGGCTCAGCTCGCGCCGGTCCCGATGCCCCGCCCGATCCCGATCGTGCCCGTCGCCGCGGAACCCTCAGCAGCCGAGACCGCGGTCCTGTCCGCCCCGGCGAGCCGGCCGGCGGCACCGGCACAGCCGCCGGCCCCGGTGATCCTGCCGGCGGTGCCGCCCGCGCCGATCGGCCAGATGCCGCCGCCCGAGCCGGCCGCCCAGACCGCCGTGCTCCCCGCCCCGGCCGGGCACACCACGGTGCCGATCACGCCGCCCGCCCCGCGGGGACCGCGTGCTCCCGACGTACCGGAAAGGCAATCGGACCCGGCGCAAGCCGCGGGACCACCGCAAGCACCGCATCGCCCGCGTTTCAACCCGCCGCCGAACTGGCCCGCCCCGCCGCCCGGATGGTCGCCGCCGCCGGGCTGGGCGCCGGATCCGGGCTGGGGACCGCCCCCGGCCGGTTGGCAGGTGTGGATCGAGGAGCCGCCGGTCGAGGAGCCGCGGCACGATCCGGAGATCCCGCTGTTCGGGGCGCGCGGGAAGGCCCGGGAGCTGGCGGCCGAGGTGGAGAAGCTGCGCGCCGAGCGGGAGGAGATGGCCCGGCTCGGGCTGTTCGACCTCAAGGACCTGATGGAGCAGCGGCAACGCCTGCAGCGCGACCTCACCGACCTGCGGCACCACCTCGACGGACTGCGCAAACAGGTGGTCGTCACCGAGGAGGAGGCGCTGCTGCAGGAGGCCGGGATCTACCGCTACCGGCATCCGCTCAGTGACGCGGTCGCCTACCAGGAGGCCCTCGCCCACCTGCAGGATCAGATCAAGGAGATGGCGAAACCGGACGGCGGCGCGGTGCTGGCCGCGGCCGGCTGGACGGTGAACGGCTCCGAGGCGCAGGGGCGGACGATGCTGCGCGACTACGCGAAGCTGATGCTGCGCGCCTACAACGCCGAGGCGGACAACCTGGTGCGGACGCTGAAGCCGTACAAACTGGATGCCGCGATCGAACGGCTCGGCAAGGTCGCCGGGACCATCGCGCGGCTCGGCAAGACGATGGACATCCGGATCTCCGAGCCGTACCACCGGCTGCGCGTGCAGGAGCTCGGGCTCACCGCCGACCACCAGGAGCGGCTCGCCGAGGAGAAGGCGCGCGAGCGGGAGGAGAAGGCCCGGCTGCGCGAGGAGCGGCAGCTGCAGCAGGAGATCGAGCGGGAGCGGGCCCGGCTGGACAAGGAGCGGCAGCACTACGCGAACGCGCTCGCCGCGCTGCGGGCCGGCGGGGACGTCGAGGGCGCCGCGCAGCTGCGGGACCGGCTCGCCGAGATCGACGCCGCGATCCAGGACGTCGACTACCGGGCCGCGAACGTCCGGGCCGGCTACGTCTACGTCATCTCGAACCTCGGCGCGTTCGGCGAGAACATGGTCAAGGTCGGGATGACCCGCCGGCTCGACCCGCTGGACCGGGTCCGCGAGCTCGGCGACGCGTCCGTCCCGTTCGTCTTCGACGTGCACGCGCTGTTCTTCGCCGAGGACGCGGTCGGCATCGAGGCGCAGATGCACGCCCGCCTCGCCGACCGCCGGGTCAACCTGGTCAACCAGCGGCGCGAGTTCTTCTACGCGACGCCCGCCGAGGCGAAACGTCACCTGATGGAACTGACCGGAAACCTGCTTCAGTACGAGGAGACGCCCGCCGCCCTGGAATACCGCCAGAGCCTCAACCAACCCCGCCGGAACGTCGTACCCGGGTGATAGACCTACGGGGTGGACGATCTGGAGCTGTTCACCGAGGAGGTGGCGGCACTCAACGGTGACCAGCCGGTGTTCCCCGCCCGCGAGGTGGTGGACCGGCCCGGCGACCCGGAGCGCTGGTTCCCGGGCTGGCCCGGGCCGGTGCTGCTGCTCTCGGTGGAGAATCAGGGCGTCTGCGCGTGGGGTGTCCCGCTCGACGATCCGGCCCCGCCGGTGCTGGTCGGCGGGCCGGCCGGCGCGACCCGGGTGTTCTCGCCGGACGTGGCCTCGTTCGTCGAGTTCCGGCGCTGGGCGGCGAGCTGCGAATGGGAGTTCGCGGCGCAGGCCGACGAACTGGACGAGGTGACCCTCAGCCACCTGCGCCGGCGGTACCGGGAGCGGCCCGGCCCGCGGGGCTGGCCGGGCCGGGCGACGTTCCGGTTCGAGGGGGCGGACGTGCGGATCATGCTGTGGGACGCGCCCGGCCAGTGCGACTGGTTCGTCGCCGGCGCCGGCGAGGCCGAGCTGCTGAACCTGCTCCCGTTCGCCGACCTGCGCACGTCGCTGTATGCCTACGACGCGTCCGGGGCCGCGGTGCTCGCCCGGGTCAGGGGGCGGGGCTGACCGGGGCGGGGGATCAGCAGGGCGCAGAGGACGGTGGCGGCGCCGGCGGCCGAGACGGCCAGGGGTGTGGTGGTGAGCTGGGCCGCCGCGCCCAGGATCACCGGGGAGAGGCCCTGGGCGGTCATCATGCCGGTGGAGAGCAGCGCGAACATCTGGCCCCGCCGCGCCTCCGGGGTGGCCTCCAGCAGCGGGCGCTGCAGCCCGAGTTGGTACGCGGCGCCCGCCCCGCACAGCACCAGCAGCGCGAGCGAACCACCCAGCGGCAACCCGGCGACGAGCAGCGCCAGCGGCCCGCCGGCCAGGACCACCAGCGGCCGGGAGAGGCGTTCGCGCATCGCCGGGCGGACCCAGCGGCCGACGATCAGGTCGCCGAGCAGCATGCCGACCGGGACCGCGGCCATCAGCGCGCCGGCCGAGCCGGCCGGGAAGCCCCGCGCGGTGGCGTACGCGACGAGCAGCGCCTCGGCGCCCGCGACGCACGCCGGCGGCAGCCAGTGCACCAGCATCAGCCGGCGGATCACCGGGTCGCCGAGCAGGTCCCGGACGCCGGTCAGGCTGGCCCGCACCGCCGAGCCGCCCTCGGCCCGCAGCCCGTCGAGATCGGGCAGGCCCAACCGGACGATCAGCGCCGCCAGCACCTGCCCGGCGGCCGCGACGAGCAGCGCCTGCCGGGGGCCGACCGCGGCGACCGTGACCCCGCCGACGGCCAGGCCGAGCAGTTGCGCGCCGGAGGACGCGGCGTTCATCACCGAGCGGCCCAGCACGTACGCGTCGCCGGTCAGGACGTCCGCGACCAGCCGCCCGGCCGCGCCCATGAAGATCGGCGTGCCGCAGGCGACCGCCGCGATGATCGTCAGCTGCGCGGCGACCGGCATCTCGACGGTGGCGATCAGCAGCGCGGCCGCGCCCCCGGACAGGTACCCGGCGACGATCAGCGGCCGGGGCCGGATCCGGTCGGTCAGCGCGCCCAGCAGCAGCCCCCCGGCCAGCTGCGGCAGGAACCCGGCGGCGAACGCGAGCGCGCTCAGCAGCGCCGACCCGGTCTGTTCGAAGACGAGCACGGAGAGCGCGAAGATCCGCAGGGATTCGGCCGCGATCGCGGCGGTGCGGGCGAAGAACAGCACCCGGAACTTCGGCTCGGCGAAGACCTCGCGGTAGGTCGCGCCCCGATCGGCAACAGTCACCCCGTCACGATGTCGGCCGGCGGGTCACCGGCGCGATTGATTCGCCAGGTGGCGTAACGTCGGGGTGGTGTTGCGGTTCGAGGTCGGTGCGGAGGATCTGCTGCGCACCCGGTTCGCGGTCTCGCCGATCTTCGAGCTGCACGACCTGCTGCGGGCGCTGGAGACCCCCGCGCCGGCCCTCCCGTCGTCCTGGCTCGCGCGCTTCCGGACCGGATTCGATCAGCTGCGGGAGCATC encodes:
- a CDS encoding serine/threonine protein kinase; translated protein: MTMQDHSAAEAMETRPCAHCGRPVPQRSSAGRPFRYCRDNDGECQRANRNVRMRHRSSPGLAGSVARTWEVVDRLDQMVGTLTEALHSEMSPAGVERQVAEVRAETSSAVAAAHAERDDARRDAEQAATATAAAQQIAVAATAERDESRQRATEATRAAEEAGKREQEAFTARDEAVKAATAAAALRERAEAERDAAGDELSAARHQVQETKAQRDAAERDLAAALRDHNDFRRTAEQTAARAEESLTAARADADALRAAAEQAELRAKAAERATAEATARAEKAATEATARADRAAAEVAGVRQELAAVTGDRDELRRTAGDFDRTRKDLDRAVEERVDLERRLAAARADADSAHQRVAQLTSQVSDLASALAALGSARPAGAPAPAQATPGGH
- a CDS encoding DUF4041 domain-containing protein, giving the protein MSIPFDLWGQRGWASAEVAGESHYQAAIRSLFGARLPAGGSEITVAAQLLPEPLNKHDRNAVAVFVGPAQVGYLPRETAMSYAPTLIGLVARGWTPQVGARVWGSQWGPGEFSVSVRLDLAEPHMIMPANQPPPEPHRMLPSGGAIQVTGEQHHLDALATWLRAEGECWVHATLHEITEQSARSARTVVEVRIDGARVGQLTPRMSGEVLAAVRHLAERGLGACTRAIVKGNRIKTEVIVYAARAHELPDSWLDLPSETAPPPAASPAPPAQLAPVPMPRPIPIVPVAAEPSAAETAVLSAPASRPAAPAQPPAPVILPAVPPAPIGQMPPPEPAAQTAVLPAPAGHTTVPITPPAPRGPRAPDVPERQSDPAQAAGPPQAPHRPRFNPPPNWPAPPPGWSPPPGWAPDPGWGPPPAGWQVWIEEPPVEEPRHDPEIPLFGARGKARELAAEVEKLRAEREEMARLGLFDLKDLMEQRQRLQRDLTDLRHHLDGLRKQVVVTEEEALLQEAGIYRYRHPLSDAVAYQEALAHLQDQIKEMAKPDGGAVLAAAGWTVNGSEAQGRTMLRDYAKLMLRAYNAEADNLVRTLKPYKLDAAIERLGKVAGTIARLGKTMDIRISEPYHRLRVQELGLTADHQERLAEEKAREREEKARLREERQLQQEIERERARLDKERQHYANALAALRAGGDVEGAAQLRDRLAEIDAAIQDVDYRAANVRAGYVYVISNLGAFGENMVKVGMTRRLDPLDRVRELGDASVPFVFDVHALFFAEDAVGIEAQMHARLADRRVNLVNQRREFFYATPAEAKRHLMELTGNLLQYEETPAALEYRQSLNQPRRNVVPG
- a CDS encoding MFS transporter → MTVADRGATYREVFAEPKFRVLFFARTAAIAAESLRIFALSVLVFEQTGSALLSALAFAAGFLPQLAGGLLLGALTDRIRPRPLIVAGYLSGGAAALLIATVEMPVAAQLTIIAAVACGTPIFMGAAGRLVADVLTGDAYVLGRSVMNAASSGAQLLGLAVGGVTVAAVGPRQALLVAAAGQVLAALIVRLGLPDLDGLRAEGGSAVRASLTGVRDLLGDPVIRRLMLVHWLPPACVAGAEALLVAYATARGFPAGSAGALMAAVPVGMLLGDLIVGRWVRPAMRERLSRPLVVLAGGPLALLVAGLPLGGSLALLVLCGAGAAYQLGLQRPLLEATPEARRGQMFALLSTGMMTAQGLSPVILGAAAQLTTTPLAVSAAGAATVLCALLIPRPGQPRPLTRASTAAPDAS
- a CDS encoding phosphotransferase enzyme family protein, yielding MDPEVRDRWRLTVGPQLGARSTYTWAAARDGREYVVQRINPADSPDWRYSLRVAAALREQGWPTPEPAEEPLVTPDGVWLLADRLPGRPHVTAGSDSPAEQRRRGRLLAELHAALAATGITGQREGFGFPAAMVGDPELERTLRAYRELHPDDGAELLACRAAAVEFFAANPVVEAPSGVIHGDFTPWNLLFENDRLTGVLDFELTHVSHLVADFALAWRGYQDGVISGYEEVRPLSELERSLLVPTFQAWCFLGLAGEDAATLDLSWNVAHLRRASTRLIGPPRRRSGR